A window of Corallococcus macrosporus DSM 14697 contains these coding sequences:
- a CDS encoding sensor histidine kinase, with protein sequence MNRPMHAAPPEALTHGDKVGVGLAAKVPLPPPRFRRRLLAVMLLAGWVPLVLLGVVAQGALERVLSVSIAPVEGVLDEVAAELARRELPRDSLNEARLNLAQAELARRALVRRVPAFITALVLISGAALSVAAVLLGRALTRPVRTLTEGMWAYARGDLSVRLSAPDAPRDELQFLLGQFNRMGQELLSQRERLKSAEQIAAWQDVARALAHELKNPLTAMKLSLARLSRTDVPTPHDSTRITEAVALLQEEVDLLMRMTQSFSTFARLPAPRFQDVPLRPLLAEVCTLYAGTSPVPVELRPGEEATLRADPDGLRRLFGNLVKNATEASAASAAPVHVTLESPQPGTVRVTVADGGSGVPTVLEGAALTRGLFSTKPGGSGLGLPISQKIVHEHGGSLRLEPAPGGGTLARVELPLTPPASA encoded by the coding sequence ATGAACCGCCCCATGCACGCCGCGCCTCCAGAGGCCCTCACGCACGGTGACAAGGTGGGCGTTGGCCTCGCCGCGAAGGTTCCGCTGCCACCGCCGCGCTTCCGGCGCAGGCTGCTGGCGGTGATGCTGCTCGCGGGGTGGGTGCCGCTGGTGCTGCTCGGCGTGGTGGCGCAGGGCGCGCTGGAGCGCGTGCTGTCGGTGTCCATCGCGCCGGTGGAGGGCGTGCTGGACGAGGTCGCCGCGGAGCTGGCGCGGCGGGAGCTGCCGCGGGACTCGCTCAACGAGGCGCGGCTCAACCTGGCGCAGGCGGAGCTGGCGCGGCGGGCCCTGGTGCGCCGCGTGCCCGCCTTCATCACCGCCCTGGTCCTGATTTCCGGCGCGGCGCTGTCGGTGGCCGCGGTGCTGCTCGGCCGCGCCCTCACGCGGCCGGTGCGCACCCTCACCGAGGGCATGTGGGCCTACGCGCGCGGGGACCTGTCCGTGCGGCTGTCCGCGCCCGACGCTCCGCGCGACGAGCTCCAGTTCCTCCTGGGCCAGTTCAACCGCATGGGCCAGGAGCTGCTGTCGCAGCGCGAGCGCCTCAAGTCCGCCGAGCAGATTGCCGCCTGGCAGGACGTGGCCCGCGCGCTCGCCCACGAGCTGAAGAACCCCCTCACCGCAATGAAGCTGTCGCTCGCGCGTCTGAGCCGGACGGATGTGCCCACGCCCCACGACAGCACCCGCATCACCGAGGCCGTGGCCCTCCTCCAGGAAGAGGTGGACCTGCTGATGCGGATGACCCAGAGCTTCTCCACCTTCGCGCGCCTGCCCGCGCCGCGCTTCCAGGACGTGCCCCTGCGCCCGCTGCTGGCCGAGGTGTGCACCCTGTACGCGGGCACCTCCCCCGTCCCCGTGGAGCTGCGCCCCGGCGAGGAGGCCACGCTGCGCGCGGACCCGGACGGCCTGCGCCGCCTCTTCGGCAACCTGGTGAAGAACGCCACCGAGGCCTCCGCCGCCAGCGCCGCGCCCGTCCACGTCACGCTGGAGTCGCCCCAGCCGGGCACCGTGCGCGTCACCGTGGCGGACGGGGGCAGCGGCGTGCCCACCGTGCTCGAAGGCGCGGCCCTCACCCGCGGCCTCTTCAGCACCAAGCCCGGCGGCAGCGGGCTGGGCCTGCCCATCTCCCAGAAAATCGTCCACGAGCACGGCGGCAGCCTGCGCCTGGAACCCGCGCCAGGTGGCGGTACGCTCGCGCGCGTGGAACTGCCCCTCACCCCGCCCGCCTCCGCATGA